One window from the genome of Anguilla rostrata isolate EN2019 chromosome 5, ASM1855537v3, whole genome shotgun sequence encodes:
- the cmtm4 gene encoding CKLF-like MARVEL transmembrane domain-containing protein 4: MRNSEEADGFDGEASNTSMISGASSPYQPTTEPVHSRNVLGDIRCDTEYLKSTFGILKIIEVALSLIAFICIETIMLCLPCGGVYFFEFVSCSASVVTGVLLVVFSLRLHAKVPHVNWSLTDLVNTGACTFFFFLSSIVLAALNHNSGAEIAAVIFGFLVMCVYGFNTFLAVQQWRKGDGRSGATQPGEYTRARTASRGEVEAQPELQ; the protein is encoded by the exons ATGAGGAACTCCGAGGAGGCGGATGGATTTGATGGCGAGGCCTCCAACACGTCGATGATCTCTGGGGCTAGCAGTCCCTATCAACCCACTACTGAGCCTGTGCATTCGAGAAACGTCCTGGGGGACATCAGGTGTGACACAGAGTACCTGAAATCTACCTtcggaattttaaaaataattgaagtG gcccTCTCCCTCATCGCCTTCATCTGCATAGAGACCATCATGCTCTGCCTGCCCTGCGGCGGCGTCTACTTCTTCGAGTTCGTCAGCTGCAGCGCCTCGGTCGTCACCGGCGTCCTGCTCGTCGTCTTCAGCCTCCGCCTCCACGCCAAGGTGCCCCACGTCAACTGGAGCCTCACG gaCCTAGTGAACACGGGCGCCTgcactttcttcttcttcctgtccTCCATTGTCCTCGCTGCACTGAACCACAACTCCGGGGCCGAGATCGCCGCTGTG aTATTCGGCTTCCTGGTGATGTGCGTCTACGGCTTCAACACGTTCCTGGCGGTGCAGCAGTGGCGTAAGGGCGACGGGCGGTCCGGGGCGACCCAGCCCGGGGAGTACACGCGCGCCCGGACCGCCTCCCGCGGAGAGGTGGAGGCCCAGCCCGAGCTGCAGTGA